One part of the Lytechinus pictus isolate F3 Inbred chromosome 3, Lp3.0, whole genome shotgun sequence genome encodes these proteins:
- the LOC129256877 gene encoding non-homologous end-joining factor 1-like produces MSDNILEWRRGRTPDFSVAPWLPFTIEGNRLLVKSLFTKTSFTVLVYDYTTIWIEQGNKEVVLNTAKVCNPSVEAPLSELLQHLSDLLQEVKQSVKYSLQYKEKDRRKEHLKIHLTSKLPQGVPFKWTLSLSKANDEMAASHLTNPLLILVSELMRREKELHRLIKKKDDEIEDYKMAGAKVSRKNKLTTVFEGKSFNQDMIGSKAFRTEIENNGERAFIDQGQDLYKEVMITRAWLKRPLDAEEVSDDEIPDDDADPHDAALAWVSRLPGSLVGDVSSDTLSPVKSSPSKSPVKPSPGESAQDNELRRREALEKRLAEEKAKLQTKKKKKKLF; encoded by the exons ATGTCAGATAATATTTTAGAATGGCGTCGCGGAAGGACCCCTGATTTCTCTGTAGCTCCATGGCTACCATTTACCATTGAGGGAAATCGCCTTCTTGTTAAAAGCCTGTTTACCAAGACATCATTCACTGTTCTGGTGTATGACTATACAACCATTTGGATAGAACAAGGCAATAAAGAGGTTGTCCTCAACACTGCAAAg GTATGTAATCCAAGTGTAGAGGCTCCTCTCAGTGAACTATTGCAGCATCTAAGTGATCTCCTTCAAGAAGTTAAACAATCTGTAAAGTATTCCTTGCAGTACAAGGAAAAGGACAGAAGAAAAGAACATTTGAAGATTCATTTGACATCTAAGTTACCTCAAGGAGTGCCTTTCAAATGGACACTTTCTCTCTCAAAAGCTAATGATGAAATG GCTGCTTcacatctcaccaatccacttctCATCTTGGTTTCAGAGCTGatgagaagagagaaagagttACACAGActcataaagaaaaaagatgatGAGATTGAAGACTACAAAATGGCAGGAGCAAAGGTCTCAAGAA AGAACAAACTGACTACAGTATTTGAAGGGAAATCATTTAATCAGGATATGATCGGATCAAAG GCATTTAGAACAGAGATTGAAAACAATGGTGAGAGAGCTTTCATTGATCAAGGGCAAGACCTCTACAAAGAAGTAATGATCACTAGAGCATGGTTGAAACGACCTTTAGATGCAG AGGAAGTTAGTGACGATGAAATAcctgatgatgatgctgaccCTCATGATGCTGCTCTTGCATGGGTTTCACGTCTACCAGGTTCATTGGTTGGTGATGTGTCTTCTGATACCTTGTCACCTGTTAAATCATCTCCTTCTAAATCTCCTGTAAAACCATCTCCAGGAGAATCTGCACAG GACAATGAACTAAGAAGAAGAGAGGCATTGGAAAAGAGACTGGCAGAAGAAAAAGCAAAGTTgcagacaaagaaaaagaaaaagaagcttttttaa